In Methanothermococcus thermolithotrophicus DSM 2095, one DNA window encodes the following:
- a CDS encoding archaellin/type IV pilin N-terminal domain-containing protein, with protein MKIAQFIKDKKGASGIGTLIVFIAMVLVAAVAASVLINTSGFLQQKASSTGKESTEQVASGLMTSGVTGHIYKYGTTYYDLDKMAVYILPNAGSAPIDLKEAKLFLTYDGKSVVLNYSDKLDATAGETNVFSLTNAFNINYSNVSHPVTTTDLINDAPSAFDINYTAAGYPTTETILINGTTDRINITSNNAALVEIFKGLRVGDTVTVDTNATNWTSATAANALVENVIDLGTGDYKVVLNFSTNVIDDTSTTTTLGSSDWVKLNGSVYVDKIKIATTNSKLKAVLKGLSVGDKVTVLSNKTITSENITTIDSTLYDGTTFTITMNFTNYSIISASETLGTSDWVKLNGTTVWGGADDSSFLVVALQDADKSVVQNAVINKGDLVAILINSEAALGKEIPERKGVSGKLQPEFGAPAVMEFTTPVAYTQEIMELQ; from the coding sequence ATGAAAATAGCACAGTTTATTAAAGACAAGAAGGGTGCCTCTGGTATTGGTACCTTAATTGTCTTTATTGCCATGGTATTAGTTGCTGCAGTTGCAGCAAGTGTTTTAATTAACACAAGCGGATTCTTACAACAAAAAGCATCCAGCACAGGTAAAGAAAGTACAGAACAGGTAGCTAGTGGATTAATGACCAGTGGTGTAACTGGTCACATCTACAAGTACGGCACTACCTACTATGATTTAGATAAAATGGCAGTATATATTTTACCAAACGCTGGAAGCGCTCCAATCGACTTGAAGGAAGCTAAATTGTTCCTTACATACGATGGTAAAAGCGTAGTATTAAACTACAGCGATAAATTAGATGCTACAGCTGGAGAAACTAATGTATTCAGCTTGACAAATGCATTTAATATAAACTATTCAAATGTATCGCACCCTGTAACAACTACAGATCTTATAAATGATGCACCATCTGCATTTGATATAAACTATACAGCTGCTGGTTACCCAACAACAGAGACAATACTTATAAACGGTACCACAGACAGGATCAACATAACATCAAACAATGCTGCTTTAGTAGAGATATTCAAAGGTCTAAGGGTAGGAGACACAGTGACTGTAGATACCAATGCCACTAATTGGACATCAGCGACAGCCGCTAATGCCCTCGTAGAAAATGTGATAGACCTAGGTACTGGAGATTACAAAGTTGTATTAAACTTCTCAACTAATGTGATAGATGATACATCCACTACAACAACATTAGGATCTAGCGATTGGGTAAAACTCAATGGATCAGTATATGTGGATAAAATCAAAATTGCCACAACTAATTCAAAATTAAAAGCAGTATTAAAAGGATTATCAGTTGGAGATAAGGTAACAGTATTATCCAACAAGACGATAACTTCAGAAAATATAACTACCATAGACAGCACATTATACGATGGTACTACATTTACAATTACCATGAACTTCACAAATTATAGTATAATATCTGCAAGTGAGACATTAGGAACCTCAGACTGGGTAAAACTCAATGGAACTACAGTATGGGGAGGAGCAGACGACAGCTCATTCTTAGTAGTTGCATTACAAGATGCTGATAAATCAGTTGTTCAGAATGCAGTTATCAACAAAGGGGATTTAGTAGCAATCCTTATAAACTCTGAAGCAGCACTCGGTAAAGAAATACCTGAAAGAAAAGGTGTTTCAGGTAAATTACAACCAGAGTTTGGAGCTCCTGCAGTTATGGAGTTCACAACACCTGTTGCATACACTCAAGAAATTATGGAATTACAATAA
- a CDS encoding flagellin, whose product MKIFEFLKNKKGASGIGTLIVFIAMVLVAAVAASVLINTSGFLQQKASSTGKESTEQVASGLQTLQVLGMHNNANINYTAIYISPNAGSAPIDLEQAVVMMSDGATKLVAKYNDTSNDYDSLTSGGSVFESDVWNSVKNTEFGIIVIQDADGSCKNTTPVINKGDIVAIALNTTGLSMDPRSEITGTITPEFGAPAIISFTTPATYLDDSRIIQLQ is encoded by the coding sequence ATGAAAATATTCGAATTCTTAAAGAACAAAAAAGGTGCCTCTGGTATTGGTACCTTAATTGTCTTTATTGCCATGGTATTAGTTGCTGCAGTTGCAGCAAGTGTTTTAATTAACACAAGCGGATTCTTACAACAAAAAGCATCCAGCACAGGTAAAGAAAGTACAGAACAGGTAGCTAGTGGATTACAAACACTACAAGTCTTAGGTATGCACAACAATGCAAACATAAACTACACCGCAATCTACATATCTCCAAATGCTGGAAGTGCTCCAATCGATTTAGAACAGGCAGTAGTTATGATGTCCGATGGTGCTACCAAATTAGTAGCAAAATACAACGACACCAGTAATGATTACGATAGCTTAACAAGCGGTGGATCAGTATTTGAATCAGATGTATGGAACAGCGTAAAAAACACAGAATTTGGAATCATAGTAATTCAAGATGCAGATGGATCATGTAAGAATACTACACCAGTTATAAACAAAGGAGATATCGTAGCTATAGCATTGAACACAACCGGATTAAGTATGGACCCAAGATCTGAAATAACCGGAACAATAACCCCAGAATTCGGAGCTCCAGCGATAATATCATTCACAACACCTGCAACATACTTAGATGATTCAAGAATCATACAGCTTCAATAA
- a CDS encoding flagellin: MLKKFFKNRRGAVGIGTLIIFIALVLVAAVAASVIINTAGKLQHKASIVGQQSTQQVASGIQVIKVIGYGSGNITKMAILVSPNIGDEVDLSSTIVSLSNGDRKVSLVYSGYIEHVEDSGSKDIFNITGAWPLADNYPDPEFGLIVLQDADGSTNSTAHPTVNYGDKVIIAIDLTNSLGPIAERQKVFGEVIPEYGASGIIDFRAPSAFVDAVTVLQ; encoded by the coding sequence ATGTTAAAAAAATTCTTTAAAAATAGGAGGGGTGCTGTAGGTATCGGTACGCTGATTATATTCATTGCACTCGTATTGGTTGCAGCAGTAGCTGCTTCCGTAATTATAAACACAGCAGGAAAGTTGCAGCATAAGGCATCTATTGTAGGTCAGCAAAGTACTCAGCAGGTTGCAAGCGGAATACAAGTTATTAAAGTTATAGGCTATGGTTCCGGAAACATAACTAAAATGGCAATACTGGTATCTCCAAACATAGGAGATGAAGTTGATCTATCATCCACGATCGTTTCTCTATCAAATGGCGATAGGAAGGTATCTTTAGTGTACTCAGGATACATCGAGCATGTTGAAGATAGTGGCTCTAAAGATATATTTAACATAACTGGCGCATGGCCTCTTGCTGATAATTATCCAGATCCAGAATTTGGGTTAATAGTATTACAAGACGCCGATGGTTCAACAAATAGCACCGCGCATCCTACAGTAAACTATGGAGACAAGGTTATCATAGCAATCGACCTCACCAATAGCCTCGGACCGATAGCTGAAAGACAAAAAGTATTTGGAGAAGTAATTCCCGAATATGGGGCTTCAGGAATAATTGACTTTAGGGCACCGTCAGCCTTCGTTGATGCTGTAACTGTTCTTCAATAA
- a CDS encoding flagella accessory protein C, translating to MMVTNIRKENESLRNDINKINENFQDIMALYEVVSNQINPFIGISKVTATSMEKIERLEYEADHLRKKVKELQNDIVILANIYLEQHDIDLDEIINEVLADEEISKAISGEDIDG from the coding sequence ATGATGGTCACCAATATCAGAAAAGAAAACGAAAGTCTCAGAAACGACATAAATAAAATAAACGAAAATTTCCAGGACATAATGGCACTCTACGAAGTAGTTTCAAACCAGATAAATCCATTTATAGGAATTTCAAAAGTTACAGCAACCAGCATGGAAAAAATTGAAAGACTAGAGTATGAAGCGGATCACCTCAGAAAAAAGGTAAAGGAATTACAGAACGATATCGTGATACTTGCAAATATATACCTAGAGCAGCACGACATAGATTTGGACGAAATTATTAATGAAGTGCTTGCAGATGAAGAAATCTCCAAAGCAATATCCGGAGAGGATATAGATGGTTAA